The Neodiprion lecontei isolate iyNeoLeco1 chromosome 2, iyNeoLeco1.1, whole genome shotgun sequence genome segment GTGGAGGGGGGAGTCGGCGGTTGGGCAGGGGTGGGAGGTACAAAGTGTCCACTGGTGTCCATCTCATTACATACAACATAACATCctgttgaaaaacaattataaGAGACTGTGCGCGAAATAAGTCTATGGACTACCGTGTTATGGACTCTACCGGCAGAGCACTATCTGTATATTTGCCAGGATAAAGTGATAGCACAAACGTGACGTAATAAAACATTCATGAGACCAAAAcaggaaagttgaaaatggcAACTACACAATATTTCACAGTGATCatatcgaaatttcaccgTTCGTATTTGAAAACTATTTTGTGTTCAAATTTCAGCCATTACAACAACTAACAATCGATGTTGAGGTTACGTCATCCTACCCGTAACGATGCCGTAAGCACTCGGCCCGTGGTAAGCATGTACTGTAAAGATACTACCGAATCCAAAAACATTGAGCTCTGTCACTTGCATCACCGTTTCATTGGACTTTGTTGTATGACAAGCATAGGCTGATAAAAGTTTGGAATAAGCCTcattgtatacgtatacgttgCATTTTAGCGCATACGTACTTATGTCAGTACATGTGAAGCCAAGTTCCAATATGGTTGACATTAGAAGTCAGAATGATTCTGAGTATGACAAGAAATTCGAGCAAGACCCGGGTCATAGATGTGGAACTGGTGCTTCCACTCCATCCTCTCTGTCTGATTATATCACTAGTGACGCCGATGACAGTTCTGACGGTAGATGTGCCGCACCATTTACATTGAGATCCATTGAAACGCAACTCGTTTTGACAAGGGTAAGTCTTTGGTATTATGAATGCTCAAATTTATCAATGCAATAGAAAATGCTTAGAATCATTTACCATTTTATGATGTGATCGATACAATCAATATGTGACAGGATGCCACGCCAACGGATCTGCGGGAAATGGTCAAACGTTGTAAAGAAATGGTGATGGAAAGTGCAGAATGCAGTGAAGAACGCAAGTGGCTCGTCAGACGTCTCATTGAATTACGTCTGCGGGCTCAAGAACTAAGAGAAGTATCCGTTGAGAATCTACTAGAAACCTGCGTTATTCTAGGACATCATTTGGCACCGCAAaaaaatcatgcagtcacataCGGGCCAATTTATTGCGATAATTGCAGTGCTGCTGTGTGGACAATGCTTCAATCCTGGTATATGTGTAATGGTAAGATCGCAGTtatgaattataattaatcattCGAGCATTGGGGCTTGAAGCgatatatttgtttatttcagtTGTTTATAATTAGCCATCATTTTTCAATGATCAAATTCGATGTCAAAGTATTATTTTGCCTTCTACAATactgtatataaatttttgtaaatgttGATATCAAACCAATAGTATTACGTTTAAGATTGTGGATTTTGCTGTCATGCGAAGTGTCTAACCGCCACCTGCCGAGTCTGTGCGCATATTGTTGCCAGTGAAGCTGGTGGATATACATTTACGAAGGATATATGCCCCGAGCGTGGTCTCTCAGCACAGTTGTACAGATGCGCCGAATGCAATGCCAGCATAACGTTTAGTAAGCAAGTAAAATCTAATGCATGCACATCTAAGATGATGGTTTGACTTAATAGTAAATTAAAGTTACCTATTGATTAATACATCAGATTGCAATGATGAACTCAAAAGAATCGGATTGATTCCGTTCAGACATTATAGTGCAATAAATTACTTCCGTAGATAAATTGATACATTGTTTGTTCCTGCAAGCTTTCACCAAAGGATTATTTCTGTCGTGTTTTGGAAGTCCCTTCAAATACACAGGTATACGCTAAGGGTTGCATAACTGTTGCATTTAACAcgttaaatttgaaatgatgTATGCTTGTATCTTGTTAATCCGATATACTTGTTTCAGTTGATTTCACACAGAATTTGACTGTTGATATAATAGTTTGGTATTCTTTTGTTAGAGGCTGCCTGGATAGAACCACGCCTTTGCGACTATACTGGGTTGTATTATTGTCAACGCTGCCATTGGAATACTACTGCTCCCATACCTGCCCGCATAATTCGAAATTGGGATATGGAACCTCGAAAGGTGTCTCGAGCAGCTGCTCAGCTATTGGAAATTCTAGAACAGCGTCCAGTCTTGAATCTAGAGCAGCTAAATCCAAAATTGTTCACATTGGTTCCAGATTTGTCACTGGT includes the following:
- the LOC107220446 gene encoding differentially expressed in FDCP 8 homolog isoform X3, with amino-acid sequence MSVHVKPSSNMVDIRSQNDSEYDKKFEQDPGHRCGTGASTPSSLSDYITSDADDSSDGRCAAPFTLRSIETQLVLTRDATPTDLREMVKRCKEMVMESAECSEERKWLVRRLIELRLRAQELREVSVENLLETCVILGHHLAPQKNHAVTYGPIYCDNCSAAVWTMLQSWYMCNDCGFCCHAKCLTATCRVCAHIVASEAGGYTFTKDICPERGLSAQLYRCAECNASITFTFTKGLFLSCFGSPFKYTEAAWIEPRLCDYTGLYYCQRCHWNTTAPIPARIIRNWDMEPRKVSRAAAQLLEILEQRPVLNLEQLNPKLFTLVPDLSLVKKLREELQMIKRYLVFCPNADNEGLPWRAGLRSHMVENSGSYAIKDLIDLQNGTLIEEIRAAHDAMRKHVAENCDLCRARGHLCELCGNDEVIYPWDAGSFSCPECSTVYHRACWAKRNHHCSKCSRIQKRLALNQWQGDGNLQVSTQIDETKDILNLKYTLYCAEGPSVNYIISGQCYVCLVTGEGEGSFRASIT
- the LOC107220446 gene encoding differentially expressed in FDCP 8 homolog isoform X1 → MSVHVKPSSNMVDIRSQNDSEYDKKFEQDPGHRCGTGASTPSSLSDYITSDADDSSDGRCAAPFTLRSIETQLVLTRDATPTDLREMVKRCKEMVMESAECSEERKWLVRRLIELRLRAQELREVSVENLLETCVILGHHLAPQKNHAVTYGPIYCDNCSAAVWTMLQSWYMCNDCGFCCHAKCLTATCRVCAHIVASEAGGYTFTKDICPERGLSAQLYRCAECNASITFNKLIHCLFLQAFTKGLFLSCFGSPFKYTEAAWIEPRLCDYTGLYYCQRCHWNTTAPIPARIIRNWDMEPRKVSRAAAQLLEILEQRPVLNLEQLNPKLFTLVPDLSLVKKLREELQMIKRYLVFCPNADNEGLPWRAGLRSHMVENSGSYAIKDLIDLQNGTLIEEIRAAHDAMRKHVAENCDLCRARGHLCELCGNDEVIYPWDAGSFSCPECSTVYHRACWAKRNHHCSKCSRIQKRLALNQWQGDGNLQVSTQIDETKDILNLKYTLYCAEGPSVNYIISGQCYVCLVTGEGEGSFRASIT
- the LOC107220446 gene encoding differentially expressed in FDCP 8 homolog isoform X9: MSVHVKPSSNMVDIRSQNDSEYDKKFEQDPGHRCGTGASTPSSLSDYITSDADDSSDGRCAAPFTLRSIETQLVLTRDATPTDLREMVKRCKEMVMESAECSEERKWLVRRLIELRLRAQELREVSVENLLETCVILGHHLAPQKNHAVTYGPIYCDNCSAAVWTMLQSWYMCNEAAWIEPRLCDYTGLYYCQRCHWNTTAPIPARIIRNWDMEPRKVSRAAAQLLEILEQRPVLNLEQLNPKLFTLVPDLSLVKKLREELQMIKRYLVFCPNADNEGLPWRAGLRSHMVENSGSYAIKDLIDLQNGTLIEEIRAAHDAMRKHVAENCDLCRARGHLCELCGNDEVIYPWDAGSFSCPECSTVYHRACWAKRNHHCSKCSRIQKRLALNQWQGDGNLQVSTQIDETKDILNLKYTLYCAEGPSVNYIISGQCYVCLVTGEGEGSFRASIT
- the LOC107220446 gene encoding differentially expressed in FDCP 8 homolog isoform X6, giving the protein MSVHVKPSSNMVDIRSQNDSEYDKKFEQDPGHRCGTGASTPSSLSDYITSDADDSSDGRCAAPFTLRSIETQLVLTRDATPTDLREMVKRCKEMVMESAECSEERKWLVRRLIELRLRAQELREVSVENLLETCVILGHHLAPQKNHAVTYGPIYCDNCSAAVWTMLQSWYMCNDCGFCCHAKCLTATCRVCAHIVASEAGGYTFTKDICPERGLSAQLYRCAECNASITFNKLIHCLFLQAFTKGLFLSCFGSPFKYTEAAWIEPRLCDYTGLYYCQRCHWNTTAPIPARIIRNWDMEPRKVSRAAAQLLEILEQRPVLNLEQLNPKLFTLVPDLSLVKKLREELQMIKRYLVFCPNADNEGLPWRAGLRSHMVENSGSYAIKDLIDLQNGTLIEEIRAAHDAMRKHVAENCDLCRARGHLCELCGNDEVIYPWDAGSFSCPECSTVYHRACWAKRNHHCSKCSRIQKRLALNQWQGDGNLQVSTQIDETKGIMQSDQTYKMS
- the LOC107220446 gene encoding differentially expressed in FDCP 8 homolog isoform X8, whose translation is MSVHVKPSSNMVDIRSQNDSEYDKKFEQDPGHRCGTGASTPSSLSDYITSDADDSSDGRCAAPFTLRSIETQLVLTRDATPTDLREMVKRCKEMVMESAECSEERKWLVRRLIELRLRAQELREVSVENLLETCVILGHHLAPQKNHAVTYGPIYCDNCSAAVWTMLQSWYMCNDCGFCCHAKCLTATCRVCAHIVASEAGGYTFTKDICPERGLSAQLYRCAECNASITFNKLIHCLFLQAFTKGLFLSCFGSPFKYTEAAWIEPRLCDYTGLYYCQRCHWNTTAPIPARIIRNWDMEPRKVSRAAAQLLEILEQRPVLNLEQLNPKLFTLVPDLSLVKKLREELQMIKRYLVFCPNADNEGLPWRAGLRSHMVENSGSYAIKDLIDLQNGTLIEEIRAAHDAMRKHVAENCDLCRARGHLCELCGNDEVIYPWDAGSFSCPECSTVYHRACWAKRNHHCSKCSRIQKRLALNQWQGDGNLQVSTQIDETKEKLSRNLSN
- the LOC107220446 gene encoding differentially expressed in FDCP 8 homolog isoform X7, which codes for MSVHVKPSSNMVDIRSQNDSEYDKKFEQDPGHRCGTGASTPSSLSDYITSDADDSSDGRCAAPFTLRSIETQLVLTRDATPTDLREMVKRCKEMVMESAECSEERKWLVRRLIELRLRAQELREVSVENLLETCVILGHHLAPQKNHAVTYGPIYCDNCSAAVWTMLQSWYMCNDCGFCCHAKCLTATCRVCAHIVASEAGGYTFTKDICPERGLSAQLYRCAECNASITFNKLIHCLFLQAFTKGLFLSCFGSPFKYTEAAWIEPRLCDYTGLYYCQRCHWNTTAPIPARIIRNWDMEPRKVSRAAAQLLEILEQRPVLNLEQLNPKLFTLVPDLSLVKKLREELQMIKRYLVFCPNADNEGLPWRAGLRSHMVENSGSYAIKDLIDLQNGTLIEEIRAAHDAMRKHVAENCDLCRARGHLCELCGNDEVIYPWDAGSFSCPECSTVYHRACWAKRNHHCSKCSRIQKRLALNQWQGDGNLQVSTQIDETKGEGEGSFRASIT
- the LOC107220446 gene encoding differentially expressed in FDCP 8 homolog isoform X4, which gives rise to MSVHVKPSSNMVDIRSQNDSEYDKKFEQDPGHRCGTGASTPSSLSDYITSDADDSSDGRCAAPFTLRSIETQLVLTRDATPTDLREMVKRCKEMVMESAECSEERKWLVRRLIELRLRAQELREVSVENLLETCVILGHHLAPQKNHAVTYGPIYCDNCSAAVWTMLQSWYMCNDCGFCCHAKCLTATCRVCAHIVASEAGGYTFTKDICPERGLSAQLYRCAECNASITFNKLIHCLFLQAFTKGLFLSCFGSPFKYTEAAWIEPRLCDYTGLYYCQRCHWNTTAPIPARIIRNWDMEPRKVSRAAAQLLEILEQRPVLNLEQLNPKLFTLVPDLSLVKKLREELQMIKRYLVFCPNADNEGLPWRAGLRSHMVENSGSYAIKDLIDLQNGTLIEEIRAAHDAMRKHVAENCDLCRARGHLCELCGNDEVIYPWDAGSFSCPECSTVYHRACWAKRNHHCSKCSRIQKRLALNQWQGDGNLQVSTQIDETKGTSEFTVSQMIIDNPKI
- the LOC107220446 gene encoding differentially expressed in FDCP 8 homolog isoform X2, encoding MSVHVKPSSNMVDIRSQNDSEYDKKFEQDPGHRCGTGASTPSSLSDYITSDADDSSDGRCAAPFTLRSIETQLVLTRDATPTDLREMVKRCKEMVMESAECSEERKWLVRRLIELRLRAQELREVSVENLLETCVILGHHLAPQKNHAVTYGPIYCDNCSAAVWTMLQSWYMCNDCGFCCHAKCLTATCRVCAHIVASEAGGYTFTKDICPERGLSAQLYRCAECNASITFNKLIHCLFLQAFTKGLFLSCFGSPFKYTEAAWIEPRLCDYTGLYYCQRCHWNTTAPIPARIIRNWDMEPRKVSRAAAQLLEILEQRPVLNLEQLNPKLFTLVPDLSLVKLREELQMIKRYLVFCPNADNEGLPWRAGLRSHMVENSGSYAIKDLIDLQNGTLIEEIRAAHDAMRKHVAENCDLCRARGHLCELCGNDEVIYPWDAGSFSCPECSTVYHRACWAKRNHHCSKCSRIQKRLALNQWQGDGNLQVSTQIDETKDILNLKYTLYCAEGPSVNYIISGQCYVCLVTGEGEGSFRASIT
- the LOC107220446 gene encoding differentially expressed in FDCP 8 homolog isoform X5, which produces MSVHVKPSSNMVDIRSQNDSEYDKKFEQDPGHRCGTGASTPSSLSDYITSDADDSSDGRCAAPFTLRSIETQLVLTRDATPTDLREMVKRCKEMVMESAECSEERKWLVRRLIELRLRAQELREVSVENLLETCVILGHHLAPQKNHAVTYGPIYCDNCSAAVWTMLQSWYMCNDCGFCCHAKCLTATCRVCAHIVASEAGGYTFTKDICPERGLSAQLYRCAECNASITFKAAWIEPRLCDYTGLYYCQRCHWNTTAPIPARIIRNWDMEPRKVSRAAAQLLEILEQRPVLNLEQLNPKLFTLVPDLSLVKKLREELQMIKRYLVFCPNADNEGLPWRAGLRSHMVENSGSYAIKDLIDLQNGTLIEEIRAAHDAMRKHVAENCDLCRARGHLCELCGNDEVIYPWDAGSFSCPECSTVYHRACWAKRNHHCSKCSRIQKRLALNQWQGDGNLQVSTQIDETKDILNLKYTLYCAEGPSVNYIISGQCYVCLVTGEGEGSFRASIT